A window from bacterium encodes these proteins:
- a CDS encoding rhomboid family intramembrane serine protease: protein MMIRNSTYQETSFGFQQGITPGIKYLLIANAGVFVLQYLLPAFNLERNFGLVPYAVSHSFAIWQLATYMFLHGGLMHIFFNMFALYMFGTDLERQWGTREFLKFYFVTGVGAAIITTLLQVNSTIPVIGASGAIYGILVAFAVLYPNRLVYIWFLFPIKVKYLVMVLIGLGVLASWSQHNDGIAHFTHLGGALIGYLYLKADWRLVRWLSPVKNYFRRFKKGPKLVQTKRQPDELMDEVDRILDRITELGGYENLSEREKKILDSASKKLSERQK, encoded by the coding sequence GATTGCCAATGCCGGCGTGTTCGTGCTGCAGTACTTGCTGCCTGCATTCAATCTCGAACGCAATTTCGGTTTGGTCCCCTATGCGGTGTCGCACTCATTTGCCATTTGGCAATTGGCGACCTATATGTTCCTGCATGGCGGGCTGATGCATATATTCTTCAATATGTTCGCGCTTTACATGTTCGGCACCGACCTTGAACGTCAATGGGGCACGCGCGAATTCCTGAAATTCTATTTCGTTACCGGTGTCGGTGCGGCTATCATCACGACCCTCTTACAGGTCAATAGCACCATTCCGGTCATCGGCGCTTCCGGCGCTATCTACGGTATTCTCGTGGCTTTTGCCGTGCTTTATCCAAATCGACTGGTCTATATTTGGTTTCTATTTCCGATAAAAGTAAAGTACCTTGTGATGGTGCTGATCGGCCTCGGTGTCTTGGCTTCCTGGAGCCAGCACAACGACGGTATCGCGCACTTTACTCACCTCGGCGGAGCCCTGATCGGGTACCTTTATTTGAAAGCCGACTGGCGGCTCGTTCGCTGGCTTTCGCCGGTAAAGAACTACTTTCGTCGATTCAAGAAAGGACCAAAACTGGTTCAAACTAAGCGTCAACCGGATGAATTGATGGACGAAGTTGATCGTATTCTGGATCGGATCACCGAACTGGGCGGTTACGAAAACTTGAGCGAGCGCGAGAAGAAGATTCTTGATAGCGCTTCCAAGAAACTATCGGAGCGTCAAAAATGA
- a CDS encoding response regulator, which translates to MTIRKKILVADASETIIAVCRKLLTQHGYEVNLFQDGTKALEELKRTDYDLAVIATATQTVTGYFIVEELKKDRVKAQMPILMLLGSSELLDTRELVQISPNETLSKPFSPQELLFKIDRLIKLGSTDSQSQQEPDNDIESLLADDENSFEKKISSATDKIFLSMLKQSTNDPPENKRERPKLDKLDLTEDQYDVEASRPEARYEDTPHDYDWFIREMGGEEPRKMEAKPFIPPGTTGKFQIEEIGSTKISLDQLKKMQSTEEDSKTKVYIEKLNAPLEPDTDLRGPARDGSGKPDVRAQFLKFFAEALAKEIVKNVDFGKIMTRLEEMTNVKQEK; encoded by the coding sequence ATGACCATACGCAAAAAAATCCTCGTCGCCGACGCCTCGGAAACCATCATTGCCGTCTGTCGCAAGTTGCTCACTCAACACGGCTATGAGGTCAATCTCTTCCAGGACGGCACCAAAGCGCTGGAAGAACTCAAGCGCACCGACTACGATTTAGCGGTAATCGCAACTGCCACTCAGACCGTTACCGGTTACTTCATTGTTGAAGAACTAAAGAAGGACCGCGTCAAAGCGCAGATGCCGATCTTGATGCTGCTCGGCAGCTCAGAACTGCTCGATACAAGAGAACTCGTGCAAATTTCTCCCAACGAAACACTCAGCAAACCGTTTTCGCCCCAAGAACTGCTGTTCAAGATCGACCGGCTTATCAAGCTCGGATCAACTGATAGCCAGAGCCAGCAAGAGCCGGATAACGACATCGAGAGCCTTTTGGCTGATGACGAAAACAGCTTCGAGAAGAAGATCTCCAGCGCTACTGATAAGATATTCCTGAGTATGCTCAAGCAGAGCACCAACGACCCGCCGGAAAACAAGCGCGAACGCCCCAAGCTGGATAAACTCGATCTGACCGAAGACCAGTACGATGTCGAAGCTTCGCGGCCGGAAGCTCGCTATGAAGACACCCCGCACGACTACGACTGGTTCATCCGTGAAATGGGCGGCGAAGAGCCGCGCAAGATGGAAGCCAAGCCGTTTATACCGCCCGGAACAACCGGCAAGTTTCAGATCGAAGAAATCGGCAGCACAAAGATTTCGCTCGATCAACTGAAGAAAATGCAGTCGACTGAAGAAGACAGCAAAACTAAGGTCTATATCGAAAAGCTCAACGCCCCGCTTGAGCCCGATACCGATTTGCGCGGTCCCGCGCGAGACGGTTCAGGTAAGCCCGACGTACGGGCGCAATTCCTCAAGTTCTTCGCCGAAGCTTTGGCGAAGGAAATCGTCAAAAATGTCGACTTCGGCAAGATCATGACGAGACTTGAAGAAATGACCAATGTCAAGCAAGAGAAATAG